Proteins encoded together in one Caballeronia sp. NK8 window:
- a CDS encoding carboxyl transferase domain-containing protein, whose product MAIIESKLNPRGEEFRTNVQALDALVADLKEKIAKIAEGGGQAARDRHVSRNKLLPRDRIAQLLDPGTPFLELSQLAAYGMYNDDAPGAGIITGIGRIAGQECVVVCNDATVKGGTYYPVTVKKHLRAQEIAEQNRLPCVYLVDSGGANLPNQDDVFPDRDHFGRIFYNQANLSAQGIAQIAVVMGSCTAGGAYVPAMSDESIIVKNQGTIFLGGPPLVKAATGEEVSAEDLGGGDVHTRLSGVVDHLAQNDAHALGIARSIVGNLNRVKTPTLALKEPLPPRYDPQSVYGVIPVDTRKPFDVREVIARIVDDSAFDEFKARYGTTLVCGFAHIWGHPVGIVANNGILFSESALKGAHFIELCAQRKIPLVFLQNITGFMVGRKYENEGIARNGAKMVTAVATAKVPKFTVIIGGSFGAGNYGMCGRAYSPRFLWMWPNARISVMGGEQAASVLATVRRDGIEKKGGTWSKEEEEAFKAPIRDQYEAQGHPYYASARLWDDGVIDPAQTRDVLGLGLAATLNAPIEDTRFGVFRM is encoded by the coding sequence ATGGCGATCATCGAATCGAAACTGAATCCGCGCGGCGAGGAATTCCGCACCAACGTGCAAGCGCTCGACGCGCTCGTCGCGGACCTCAAAGAGAAAATCGCGAAGATCGCGGAAGGCGGCGGACAGGCCGCGCGCGATCGGCATGTGTCGCGCAACAAGCTGTTGCCGCGTGATCGCATCGCGCAACTGCTCGATCCGGGCACGCCGTTTCTCGAACTGTCGCAACTCGCGGCGTACGGCATGTACAACGACGACGCGCCGGGCGCGGGCATCATCACGGGCATCGGGCGCATCGCGGGGCAGGAGTGCGTGGTCGTGTGCAACGACGCGACAGTCAAGGGCGGCACGTACTATCCCGTCACCGTGAAGAAGCATTTGCGCGCGCAGGAAATCGCCGAGCAGAACCGCCTGCCGTGCGTGTATCTCGTCGATTCGGGCGGCGCGAACCTGCCGAATCAGGACGACGTGTTTCCCGACCGCGATCACTTCGGCCGCATTTTCTACAACCAGGCGAATCTTTCGGCGCAGGGCATCGCGCAGATCGCGGTGGTGATGGGCTCGTGCACCGCGGGCGGCGCATACGTGCCCGCGATGAGCGATGAATCGATCATCGTGAAGAATCAAGGCACGATCTTTCTGGGCGGCCCGCCGCTGGTCAAGGCGGCGACGGGCGAAGAAGTCAGCGCCGAGGATCTCGGCGGCGGCGACGTGCATACGCGTCTGTCCGGCGTCGTCGATCATCTCGCGCAAAACGATGCGCACGCGCTCGGCATTGCGCGCAGCATCGTCGGCAATCTGAATCGCGTGAAGACGCCGACGCTCGCATTGAAAGAGCCGCTGCCGCCGCGCTACGACCCGCAGAGCGTCTACGGCGTGATTCCCGTCGATACGCGCAAGCCCTTCGACGTGCGCGAAGTGATCGCGCGCATCGTCGACGATTCCGCTTTCGACGAGTTCAAGGCGCGCTACGGCACCACGCTCGTCTGCGGCTTCGCGCATATCTGGGGGCATCCGGTAGGCATCGTCGCGAACAACGGCATTCTGTTCAGCGAGTCGGCGCTCAAGGGCGCGCATTTCATCGAACTGTGCGCACAACGCAAGATTCCGCTGGTGTTCCTGCAGAACATCACGGGCTTCATGGTTGGCCGCAAGTACGAAAACGAAGGCATCGCGCGCAATGGCGCGAAGATGGTGACGGCCGTTGCGACCGCGAAGGTGCCGAAGTTCACGGTGATCATCGGCGGCTCGTTCGGTGCGGGCAATTACGGCATGTGCGGCCGCGCGTATTCGCCGCGCTTCCTGTGGATGTGGCCGAACGCGCGCATCTCGGTGATGGGCGGCGAGCAGGCGGCATCCGTGCTCGCGACGGTGCGGCGCGACGGCATCGAGAAGAAGGGCGGCACGTGGTCGAAGGAAGAAGAGGAAGCGTTCAAGGCGCCGATCCGCGATCAATACGAGGCGCAAGGGCATCCGTACTACGCGAGCGCGCGTCTGTGGGATGACGGCGTGATCGACCCCGCCCAGACACGCGACGTGCTCGGTCTCGGTCTTGCCGCGACATTGAACGCACCCATCGAAGACACGCGTTTCGGCGTGTTCCGCATGTGA
- a CDS encoding TetR/AcrR family transcriptional regulator: protein MSTQTTATGRRAPAGVKSQQRVKDILQAGRDVFAEKGYDAATSAEIAQRAGISEATVFSYFSGKRELCARVIADWYDEIINAFETGLPRDGTVRQQFAFIVRTHMRLMLMNGTGLCALVLSEGRTKQHDLSDTLTELQRRYTAPLMDVLARGQALGHVRNDVPLRLLRSLVFGPMEHVLWDATLAKRRLSQTQIETTANELVEVLWTALQPPNAQLAALAQFRQDVEEASRRFDAASKPAE from the coding sequence ATGTCGACGCAAACCACCGCCACCGGCCGCCGCGCGCCCGCCGGGGTCAAATCGCAGCAGCGCGTGAAAGACATCCTGCAGGCGGGCCGCGACGTCTTCGCCGAAAAGGGCTACGACGCCGCGACGAGCGCCGAGATCGCGCAGCGCGCGGGCATTTCGGAAGCGACCGTATTCAGCTATTTCAGCGGCAAGCGCGAGTTGTGCGCGCGCGTGATCGCGGACTGGTATGACGAAATCATCAATGCGTTCGAAACCGGCCTTCCGCGTGACGGCACCGTGAGACAGCAGTTCGCGTTCATCGTCCGGACGCACATGCGGCTGATGCTGATGAACGGCACCGGGCTTTGCGCGCTGGTGCTGTCGGAGGGGCGCACGAAGCAGCACGATCTGTCGGATACGTTGACCGAGTTGCAGCGCCGCTATACCGCCCCGCTGATGGACGTGCTCGCGCGCGGCCAGGCGCTCGGACACGTGCGCAACGATGTGCCGCTGCGCCTTTTGCGCTCGCTCGTCTTCGGTCCGATGGAACACGTCCTGTGGGACGCGACACTCGCGAAACGCCGCCTGAGTCAGACTCAGATCGAGACGACGGCGAATGAACTGGTGGAAGTGTTGTGGACGGCGCTGCAACCGCCGAACGCGCAACTGGCGGCGCTTGCGCAGTTCCGGCAGGACGTCGAGGAAGCGTCACGGCGGTTCGACGCGGCGTCGAAACCGGCGGAGTGA
- a CDS encoding acetyl/propionyl/methylcrotonyl-CoA carboxylase subunit alpha — MFNKILIANRGEIACRVAATAKRLNVGSVAVYSDADAKAKHVDVCDEAVHVGGSAASESYLRIERIVDAAKKTGAQAIHPGYGFLSENEAFANACEKAGLVFIGPPVEAISAMGSKAAAKALMQSASVPLVPGYHGDDQDPALLHREADRIGYPVLLKASAGGGGKGMRVVEKSEDFTAALASCKREAASSFGNDRVLIEKYLLRPRHVEVQVFADKHGNAVYLFDRDCSVQRRHQKVLEEAPAPGLHDETRRAMGEAAVAAARAVNYVGAGTVEFIMTQDGQFYFMEMNTRLQVEHPVTEMVTGLDLVEWQLRVAAGEPLPLKQDELKVNGHAIEARIYAENPSRGFLPSTGTLKHVRMPHAVEFSIDGDVRVDSGVRQGDAITPFYDPMIAKLIVHGNDRRDALARMARALAECEIVGLSTNVEFLQRIVKSEPFSAGDLDTGLIERHHDALFAPTHVSRNKGLALACAALLTREGGEAHGHSPWDALSHWRMAGGYSQDLNWRALDTDETLKVVFTKNGEKRLTLNDKSARFDWSHSGATSFTVQLDDALIKGHVFTDGDVFHVFHEGAAFQFEWQNLMAHAGDAEHEGRLTAPMPGKVIAVLVETGASVEKGAPLMVMEAMKMEHTIVAPSSGKIGEILFEVGDQVADGSQLLVLEVEQAANA; from the coding sequence ATGTTCAACAAAATACTTATAGCGAATCGCGGCGAGATCGCGTGCCGCGTCGCGGCGACGGCGAAGCGCCTGAATGTCGGCAGCGTCGCCGTGTATTCCGATGCCGATGCGAAAGCCAAGCACGTCGATGTCTGCGACGAGGCGGTGCATGTCGGCGGCTCGGCTGCATCGGAGAGTTATCTGCGCATCGAGCGCATCGTCGACGCCGCGAAGAAGACCGGCGCGCAGGCGATTCATCCAGGCTACGGATTTCTGTCGGAGAACGAAGCGTTTGCGAATGCGTGCGAGAAGGCAGGGCTGGTTTTCATCGGCCCTCCGGTCGAGGCGATCAGCGCGATGGGCTCCAAGGCGGCCGCCAAGGCGTTGATGCAGTCCGCGTCCGTGCCGCTCGTGCCGGGTTATCACGGCGACGATCAGGACCCTGCGCTGCTGCATCGCGAGGCGGACCGCATCGGCTATCCGGTACTGTTGAAAGCGAGCGCGGGCGGCGGCGGCAAGGGCATGCGCGTCGTCGAGAAGAGCGAGGATTTCACGGCGGCGCTCGCGTCGTGCAAGCGCGAGGCGGCGTCGAGTTTCGGCAACGATCGCGTGCTCATCGAGAAGTATCTGCTGCGCCCGCGTCACGTCGAAGTGCAGGTATTCGCCGACAAACACGGCAACGCGGTCTATCTGTTCGATCGCGACTGCTCGGTGCAGCGTCGCCATCAGAAGGTGCTGGAAGAAGCGCCCGCGCCCGGCCTTCACGATGAAACCCGCCGCGCGATGGGTGAAGCGGCGGTGGCCGCCGCGCGCGCGGTGAATTACGTCGGCGCGGGCACGGTCGAATTCATCATGACGCAGGACGGCCAGTTCTACTTCATGGAGATGAACACGCGCCTGCAGGTCGAGCATCCGGTGACGGAGATGGTCACGGGACTCGATCTCGTCGAATGGCAATTGCGCGTGGCGGCGGGCGAACCGTTGCCGCTGAAGCAGGACGAGCTGAAGGTCAACGGCCACGCGATCGAAGCGCGCATCTATGCGGAGAACCCGTCGCGCGGCTTCCTGCCGTCGACGGGCACGCTCAAGCACGTACGCATGCCGCACGCGGTGGAGTTTTCGATCGACGGCGATGTGCGCGTCGACAGCGGCGTGCGTCAGGGCGACGCGATCACGCCGTTCTACGATCCGATGATCGCGAAGCTGATCGTGCACGGCAACGATCGCCGCGATGCGCTGGCGCGCATGGCGCGGGCGCTGGCGGAATGCGAGATCGTCGGACTGTCCACCAACGTCGAGTTCCTGCAACGGATCGTGAAGAGCGAGCCGTTCAGCGCGGGCGATCTCGACACCGGCCTGATCGAGCGTCATCACGACGCGCTGTTCGCGCCGACCCACGTGTCGCGCAACAAGGGGCTTGCGCTTGCGTGCGCGGCGTTGCTCACGCGCGAGGGCGGCGAAGCGCATGGCCATTCGCCGTGGGATGCTTTGTCGCACTGGCGCATGGCGGGCGGCTATAGCCAGGATTTGAACTGGCGTGCGCTCGATACAGACGAAACGCTGAAAGTCGTTTTCACGAAGAACGGCGAAAAGCGTCTCACGCTGAACGACAAGAGCGCGCGCTTCGACTGGTCGCACAGCGGTGCGACGTCATTCACGGTCCAGCTTGACGATGCGCTGATCAAAGGCCATGTCTTCACCGATGGCGACGTCTTCCACGTCTTCCACGAAGGCGCGGCGTTCCAGTTCGAGTGGCAGAACCTGATGGCCCACGCGGGCGATGCCGAGCACGAAGGCCGTCTCACCGCGCCGATGCCCGGCAAGGTGATCGCGGTGCTCGTGGAGACGGGCGCGTCGGTGGAGAAGGGCGCGCCGCTGATGGTGATGGAAGCGATGAAGATGGAGCACACGATCGTGGCGCCTTCTTCGGGCAAGATCGGCGAGATTCTGTTCGAAGTCGGCGATCAGGTCGCCGACGGCTCGCAGTTGCTCGTGCTGGAAGTTGAACAGGCGGCTAACGCTTGA
- a CDS encoding MDR family MFS transporter encodes MTSLHQTAVAGEQAPDETGIAAKPPIRLLFTALLLVMLLGALDQTIVSTALPTIVGDLGGLENLSWVVTSYLLSSTIVVPLYGKFGDQFGRKVVLQASILIFLAGSILCGIAQNMTQLIALRALQGLGGGGLMVITMAAIADVIPPAERGRFQGLFGGVYGLATVVGPLLGGFLVEHLSWRWIFYINLPLGVIALAVIQLVFKPHTAHVNHRVDYMGAGFLAAALTCIILFTSEGGTLLPWSSPQLWGTLLLGLVCLGGFVYEERIAAEPIMPLSLFKERTFVLAGLIGFIVGCALFGAVTFLPLYLQVVKGSTPSQAGLQITPMMGGVLLSSIVSGRVISKIGKYRFFPIAGTACVAVAMLLLSTLSLDTPLSIMNIYMALLGLGLGMVMQVLVLAVQNVVEFRLMGVATSSATLFRSIGGSVGVAAFGAIFSNSLHSRLEKLVPAGTELPQSLGPQAVAHLPPALHDDYLHAFAGSMHTVYLVAACVALIAFGLSWFLKDHPLRKR; translated from the coding sequence ATGACATCTTTGCATCAAACCGCCGTCGCGGGCGAGCAAGCGCCCGACGAAACCGGCATCGCAGCGAAACCGCCCATCCGGCTGCTGTTCACGGCGCTTCTGCTCGTGATGCTGCTCGGCGCGCTCGATCAGACCATCGTGTCCACCGCGCTGCCGACCATCGTCGGCGATCTCGGCGGGCTCGAGAATCTCTCGTGGGTCGTCACGTCCTATCTGCTCAGCTCGACGATCGTCGTGCCGCTCTACGGCAAGTTCGGCGACCAGTTCGGCCGCAAGGTCGTGCTTCAGGCGTCGATCCTGATCTTTCTCGCCGGCTCGATACTCTGCGGCATCGCGCAGAACATGACGCAGCTGATCGCGTTGCGCGCCCTCCAGGGTCTGGGCGGCGGCGGACTCATGGTCATCACGATGGCCGCCATCGCCGATGTCATCCCGCCCGCCGAACGCGGCCGCTTCCAGGGTCTCTTCGGCGGCGTGTACGGGCTGGCCACGGTCGTCGGTCCGTTGCTCGGCGGCTTTCTCGTCGAGCATCTGTCGTGGCGCTGGATCTTCTACATCAACCTGCCGCTCGGCGTGATCGCGCTCGCGGTGATCCAGCTCGTCTTCAAGCCGCATACCGCGCATGTGAATCATCGCGTGGACTATATGGGCGCGGGCTTTCTCGCGGCGGCGCTCACCTGCATCATCCTGTTCACGAGCGAGGGCGGCACGCTGCTGCCGTGGAGCTCGCCGCAACTCTGGGGCACGCTGCTGCTCGGACTCGTGTGCCTCGGCGGCTTCGTCTACGAGGAACGCATCGCCGCCGAGCCGATCATGCCGCTCTCGCTCTTCAAGGAGCGCACTTTCGTGCTCGCGGGTCTGATCGGCTTCATCGTCGGCTGCGCGCTGTTCGGCGCGGTCACGTTCCTGCCGCTCTATTTGCAGGTCGTGAAAGGTTCGACGCCATCGCAGGCCGGCCTGCAGATCACGCCGATGATGGGCGGCGTGCTGCTTTCGTCGATCGTGAGCGGGCGCGTCATCAGCAAGATCGGCAAGTATCGCTTCTTCCCGATCGCGGGCACGGCGTGCGTAGCCGTCGCGATGCTGCTGCTCTCGACGCTCAGCCTCGACACGCCGCTCTCCATCATGAACATCTACATGGCGCTGCTCGGCCTCGGGCTCGGCATGGTGATGCAGGTGCTCGTGCTCGCGGTGCAGAACGTCGTCGAATTCCGGCTGATGGGCGTGGCCACGTCGAGCGCGACGCTGTTCCGTTCGATCGGCGGCTCGGTCGGCGTGGCGGCGTTCGGCGCGATCTTTTCAAATAGCCTGCACTCGCGCCTCGAAAAGCTCGTGCCGGCGGGCACGGAGTTGCCGCAATCGCTCGGGCCGCAGGCGGTCGCGCATCTGCCGCCCGCCTTGCACGACGACTATCTGCATGCGTTCGCGGGCTCGATGCACACGGTCTATCTCGTTGCCGCGTGCGTGGCGCTCATCGCGTTCGGGCTGTCGTGGTTCCTGAAGGATCATCCGTTGAGAAAGCGCTGA
- a CDS encoding isovaleryl-CoA dehydrogenase — MSTVPGLNFALGEDIDMLRDSLANFAAKEIAPRAGEIDHSDQFPMDLWKKFGDLGVLGMTVSEEYGGANMGYTAHMVAMEEISRASASVGLSYGAHSNLCVNQIHRNGTEAQKQKYLPKLVSGEHIGALAMSEPNAGSDVVSMKLRAEEKGDHYVLNGTKMWITNGPDCDTLVVYAKTDIEAGPRGITAFIVEKGMKGFSVAQKLDKLGMRGSHTGELVFENVEVPKENILGQLNGGTKVLMSGLDYERAVLAGGPTGIMLACMDAVVPYIHDRKQFGQAIGEFQLIQGKVADMYSTLQACRAYLYAVGRQLDTLGSGHVRQVRKDCAGVILYTAEKATWMAGEAIQILGGNGYINEYPVGRLWRDAKLYEIGAGTSEIRRMLIGRELFAETA; from the coding sequence ATGAGCACCGTACCCGGCCTGAATTTCGCGTTGGGCGAAGACATCGACATGTTGCGCGACTCGCTCGCCAATTTCGCGGCGAAGGAAATCGCACCGCGCGCGGGCGAAATCGACCACTCCGACCAGTTCCCGATGGACCTCTGGAAGAAGTTCGGCGACCTCGGCGTGCTCGGCATGACCGTCTCCGAGGAATACGGCGGCGCGAACATGGGCTACACCGCGCACATGGTCGCGATGGAAGAGATCTCGCGCGCGTCGGCGTCGGTGGGTCTGTCGTATGGCGCGCATTCGAATCTGTGCGTGAACCAGATTCATCGCAACGGCACGGAAGCGCAAAAGCAGAAGTATCTGCCGAAGCTGGTGTCGGGCGAGCACATCGGCGCGCTCGCGATGAGCGAGCCGAACGCGGGTTCCGACGTCGTCAGCATGAAGCTGCGCGCCGAGGAAAAGGGCGATCACTACGTGCTCAACGGCACGAAGATGTGGATCACCAACGGCCCGGACTGCGACACGCTTGTCGTGTACGCGAAGACGGACATCGAAGCCGGCCCGCGCGGCATCACGGCGTTCATCGTCGAGAAGGGCATGAAGGGCTTTTCCGTCGCGCAGAAGCTCGACAAGCTCGGCATGCGCGGCTCGCATACCGGCGAACTCGTGTTCGAGAACGTCGAAGTGCCGAAGGAGAATATCCTCGGTCAACTGAACGGCGGCACGAAGGTGCTGATGAGCGGCCTCGACTACGAGCGCGCGGTGCTCGCGGGCGGCCCGACCGGCATCATGCTCGCGTGCATGGACGCGGTCGTGCCGTATATCCACGACCGCAAGCAGTTCGGCCAGGCGATCGGCGAGTTCCAGCTGATTCAGGGCAAGGTCGCCGACATGTACTCGACGCTGCAAGCCTGCCGCGCGTATCTCTACGCGGTCGGCCGCCAGCTCGACACGCTCGGCTCGGGCCACGTGCGTCAGGTGCGCAAGGACTGCGCGGGCGTGATTCTCTACACCGCCGAAAAGGCGACGTGGATGGCGGGCGAAGCGATTCAGATTCTCGGCGGCAATGGCTATATCAACGAGTATCCGGTCGGCCGTCTGTGGCGCGACGCGAAGCTCTATGAGATCGGCGCGGGCACGAGCGAGATCCGCCGCATGCTGATTGGCCGCGAACTGTTTGCCGAGACGGCTTGA
- a CDS encoding ferritin-like domain-containing protein yields MSDTLNTVEADHAMRNWTYRSTGKIPVGSDLHKRMFCEMLLTTHNPYKPAVIDWPKLDPAALKRVTSLPIWDIAVQTEGRASIRVATYAGTIDDAQLREALRMNGGEEARHKLVLSKLVEAYGIALAPEPPYPAPADPLRAWMLTGYSECIDSFFAFGLFEAARQSGYFPEALVETFEPVIQEEARHILFFANWVAWYRRNLPWYRKPWFLAKTASVWFSLIRDRISLARGFDKSGAAQDANFPANVSDSVAGEVSVRSLIELCLAEDDRRMGGYDARLLRPVTVPKLARLALRFIRK; encoded by the coding sequence ATGTCCGATACGCTCAACACAGTCGAAGCAGATCATGCGATGCGCAACTGGACGTACCGGTCGACGGGGAAGATTCCGGTCGGTTCGGACCTGCACAAGCGGATGTTCTGCGAGATGCTGCTGACGACGCACAACCCGTACAAGCCCGCCGTCATCGACTGGCCGAAGCTCGATCCGGCCGCGTTGAAGCGCGTGACCTCGCTGCCGATCTGGGACATCGCCGTGCAGACGGAAGGGCGCGCGTCGATTCGCGTGGCGACCTACGCGGGCACCATCGACGATGCGCAGTTGCGCGAAGCGCTGCGCATGAACGGCGGCGAAGAAGCGCGTCACAAGCTGGTGCTGTCGAAGCTGGTGGAAGCGTACGGGATCGCGCTTGCGCCCGAGCCGCCGTACCCCGCGCCCGCCGATCCGCTGCGCGCGTGGATGCTCACGGGATACAGCGAGTGCATCGACAGTTTCTTTGCGTTCGGTCTTTTCGAGGCGGCGCGGCAGTCCGGATACTTTCCCGAAGCGCTTGTCGAAACCTTCGAGCCAGTGATTCAGGAAGAAGCGCGCCACATTCTTTTCTTCGCGAACTGGGTCGCGTGGTATCGGCGCAACCTGCCGTGGTATCGCAAGCCGTGGTTTCTGGCGAAGACCGCGAGCGTGTGGTTCTCGCTGATCCGCGATCGCATCTCGCTGGCGCGCGGCTTCGACAAGAGCGGCGCCGCGCAGGACGCCAATTTTCCCGCGAACGTCAGCGATTCGGTGGCGGGCGAGGTATCGGTTCGCTCATTGATCGAATTGTGTCTCGCCGAAGACGACCGCCGCATGGGCGGCTACGATGCGCGCCTCTTGCGTCCGGTGACCGTGCCGAAACTCGCGCGCCTCGCGCTGCGCTTCATCAGGAAATAA
- a CDS encoding AI-2E family transporter, whose translation MPIQPPDHTSPDPAERTRRMQRTASAALYAVLVLVALYTARTFIPAVVWASVIAIALWPAFGWLERRPLFRRHHNVLAVVLTAAIGLLFVVPFFIVAAQTVTEAHDMLHWFHESLRTGIPMPAFIEHLPMGSQQVARWWQENLATPLEASPAVKNLHSSTVVAMTRHFGGRVVHGVVIFGFMLMTLFFVFLAGSRLGEQLLAGSRRAFGADGAAIVRRMAESVRSTVVGLVVVGLGEGALLGIAYAVTGVPHATLLGMLTAVAAMLPFCAPIVFLGSALWLLAQGSMIAAVCVTVFGMIVVFVAEHFVRPVLIGGSARLPFLLVLFGILGGAETFGLIGLFIGPALMTILVVLWTDYVVERR comes from the coding sequence ATGCCGATTCAACCGCCCGACCATACGTCACCGGACCCCGCCGAGCGTACGCGCAGGATGCAGCGCACGGCATCCGCGGCGCTCTATGCTGTGCTCGTGCTGGTCGCGCTCTACACGGCGCGCACGTTCATCCCGGCTGTCGTATGGGCGAGCGTGATCGCGATCGCGCTATGGCCCGCGTTCGGCTGGCTCGAACGGCGGCCGCTATTCAGACGGCATCACAATGTGCTCGCGGTCGTGCTGACGGCGGCGATCGGCCTGCTCTTCGTGGTGCCGTTCTTCATCGTCGCGGCGCAGACGGTGACCGAAGCGCACGACATGCTCCACTGGTTCCACGAAAGCCTGCGCACTGGGATTCCGATGCCCGCGTTCATCGAGCATCTGCCGATGGGCTCGCAACAGGTCGCGCGCTGGTGGCAGGAGAATCTCGCGACGCCGCTCGAAGCGTCGCCCGCGGTGAAGAACCTGCACAGCTCGACGGTCGTCGCGATGACGCGTCACTTCGGCGGGCGCGTGGTGCATGGCGTCGTCATCTTCGGCTTCATGCTGATGACGCTCTTCTTCGTGTTCCTGGCGGGTTCGCGGCTCGGCGAACAACTGCTCGCGGGCTCGCGGCGCGCGTTCGGCGCGGACGGCGCGGCGATCGTGCGGCGCATGGCGGAATCGGTGCGCAGCACGGTGGTAGGGCTCGTCGTGGTCGGGCTGGGCGAGGGCGCGCTGCTCGGCATCGCCTATGCGGTGACGGGCGTGCCGCACGCCACCCTGCTTGGCATGCTGACTGCCGTCGCGGCGATGCTGCCGTTCTGCGCGCCGATCGTGTTTCTCGGTTCGGCGCTGTGGCTGCTCGCACAGGGCTCGATGATCGCGGCCGTGTGCGTCACCGTGTTCGGGATGATCGTGGTGTTCGTCGCCGAGCACTTCGTGCGGCCGGTGCTGATCGGCGGCTCGGCGCGGCTGCCGTTCCTGCTCGTGCTGTTCGGGATTCT
- a CDS encoding TetR/AcrR family transcriptional regulator, which yields MANDVMDTGAGASGSAAAGKRPGRRPGRPSGAHGEQARTQLLDIALELFARQGIGETTLGAIAREAGVTPAMVHYYFKTRDQLLDMLIDERFVPLRAELARVFNDPHSEPVETLRAFVETLVATVERYPWFAALWVREMISEGGLLRQRMAERFGDAHKERAIERIAGWQKEGKLNPALEPSLVFASLFGLAVFPLATSRWRGEGEHTVGSEQLARHVVALLMNGIQPY from the coding sequence ATGGCAAACGACGTGATGGACACGGGCGCGGGCGCGTCGGGGAGCGCGGCGGCGGGTAAGCGGCCCGGCCGCCGGCCTGGGCGGCCGAGCGGGGCGCACGGCGAACAGGCGCGCACGCAATTGCTGGATATCGCGCTCGAACTGTTTGCGCGGCAGGGCATCGGCGAGACGACGCTCGGCGCGATCGCGCGCGAGGCAGGCGTCACGCCGGCGATGGTCCACTATTACTTCAAGACGCGCGATCAGTTGCTCGACATGCTGATCGACGAGCGCTTCGTGCCGTTGCGCGCGGAACTCGCGCGCGTGTTCAACGATCCGCATTCCGAGCCAGTCGAAACGCTGCGTGCTTTCGTGGAAACGCTCGTCGCGACGGTCGAACGGTATCCGTGGTTCGCGGCGTTATGGGTCCGCGAAATGATCAGCGAAGGCGGCTTGCTGCGCCAGCGCATGGCCGAGCGCTTCGGCGACGCGCACAAGGAGCGCGCGATCGAGCGCATCGCCGGCTGGCAGAAGGAAGGCAAGCTGAATCCGGCGCTGGAGCCGTCGCTCGTGTTCGCGTCGCTGTTCGGCCTGGCCGTGTTTCCGCTCGCGACCTCGCGCTGGCGCGGGGAGGGCGAGCACACGGTCGGCTCGGAGCAGCTCGCGCGGCACGTCGTCGCTTTGTTGATGAACGGGATTCAGCCGTATTGA
- a CDS encoding OmpA family protein translates to MKATGLRATSVACLSLALLAGCSTGLNRAKEDQLNAHYGITMLPVKGGVEMRLPESPLFDTDASTIRAGHSPLLDRAAQVLKRSMRPILIEGHTDNEGSLAYNRALSSARAEAVAQALIARGVPAERITTKGMAYLRPIAGNDTRAGRASNRRVEILVRAESEETLLGAPAKIKR, encoded by the coding sequence ATGAAAGCCACAGGCTTACGGGCGACGAGCGTGGCGTGTCTGTCGCTCGCGCTGCTCGCGGGGTGTTCGACCGGACTCAACCGCGCGAAGGAAGATCAACTGAACGCGCACTACGGCATCACGATGCTGCCGGTCAAGGGTGGCGTGGAGATGCGGCTGCCCGAGTCGCCGCTTTTCGATACCGATGCGTCGACCATCCGCGCAGGCCACTCGCCGCTGCTCGATCGCGCGGCGCAGGTGTTGAAGCGCAGCATGCGGCCCATCCTGATCGAAGGCCACACCGACAACGAAGGCTCGCTCGCCTATAACCGCGCATTGTCGTCGGCGCGTGCCGAGGCGGTCGCGCAGGCGCTGATCGCGCGCGGCGTGCCCGCCGAGCGCATCACGACCAAAGGCATGGCCTACCTGCGGCCGATCGCCGGCAACGATACGCGCGCGGGGCGCGCATCGAACCGGCGCGTGGAGATTCTGGTGCGCGCCGAGAGCGAAGAAACGCTGCTCGGCGCGCCCGCGAAGATCAAGCGTTAG